A part of Andrena cerasifolii isolate SP2316 chromosome 10, iyAndCera1_principal, whole genome shotgun sequence genomic DNA contains:
- the LOC143374185 gene encoding uncharacterized protein LOC143374185 yields MAPSLEERQKTLKLKREAFKLELETFQLLIDSTEAGDSGSQIQVHFDDLESEYMSFNKAQAELDSADTTGELMRERIALKSAFITCKARAMDILNKLKHSQQTGSALGVESLSLRASPQSAMESIDKDGEAAKAIESVGNSAANYRVAWGLLEKRYNQPATIVTNHLRAIVDVPLLQKPSYQDFRTFLNSMEAHYRALQALQQPSADTVLVHLIVSKLDEESALKQTLKIPVGIHLADPDFHMTGNIDGILGGQFFWDLMCIGRIVLANQCTKLQKTQLGWIVVGHVPDQPSTQSATCNLTLSDLQSDMHKFWNLEECPSVKLLSPEEQACETHYTSNTIRDAVTGRYTVGLPFNDQKEKLGESRQIAVNRFLSLERSLNKRHAIKVQYVEFLKEYERLGHMTEVTDESTEGIYLPHHPVVKDSSLTTKVRVVFDASARSSSGVSLNETLMVGPTIQDDLVSIITRFRLHKYVLTADIAKMYRQVDLRAVDRKYQRILWRENSNQPIKTYELNTVTYGTASAPFLAVRTLHQLAHDEIGNHPIAASAFLRDFYVDDVLTGADSFDEAMLLRNELIRLAAKGGFQLRQWVSNEPRLLESFLDASVHDHMVLDASDDKKTLGLYWKAERDVLGYTIKQVEPLQKVTKRTILSRIAQLFDPLGLLGPVIVQAKILMQNLWKCNLDWDESVPVDIYGAWVNFQSQLPLIQSVHIPRRVISDGHTHLQLHGFCDASEQAYGACIYIRSTRDGQGYSAQLVSSKSKVAPLKTQSLPRLELCGAVLLIKLYNIIIKAINLSFEKVVFWSDSTITLQWIRTAPHTLKTFVANRVSLIQQHSAPSQWLHVPSEHNAADILSRGSNIQDFLMATSWFTGPRWLSQSEDTWPHYDMQPIDIPEKRKVVVLHATTNAEVQLLEKFSSFILLQRVIAYCLRFYYNVCHKPKRGGPLTTNELTQAHFRIIRLLQRLVFTKEIHDLSNSEITKCGTRFTALGPFLDEDGLLRVGGRLKHALLPYSVKHPLLLPQNHFLTELIIREIHVKHGHIGARGTLHAVRQKYWPVNGMITVKSVLRKCITCHKLTAIVPQYPIGQLPRDRVVLNRPFLVTGVDYCGPFLIKEKKLRNTKKVKTYVAVFVCFSTKAVHLELVSDMTSDAFLAALKRFFARRGKCTDLYSDNGTNFIGASRELQRIHNAILVQDPKDHFQKYLSEQNVRWHFIPPRAPHFGGLWEAAVRSMKHHLMRIVGNAVLTFEGFTTCLAEIEAILNSRPLTPLSSDPNDLSPLTPGHFLIGDSLTSTPECDLTSVKTGRLSSWQHIQQLRQHFWSRWYKEYLNELIVRKKWHDGRTTQITEGMLVVLKEDNTPPLCWPMGRIVATHPGEDGVVRVATVRTLTGDYKRSVKRLSPLPVNDD; encoded by the exons ATGGCACCGAGCTTGGAAGAACGCCAGAAAACCTTAAAGTTGAAACGTGAAGCATTCAAATTAGAATTAGAAACCTTTCAACTACTGATAGACAGTACCGAAGCTGGAGATTCGGGCAGTCAAATTCAGGTGCATTTTGACGACCTCGAAAGTGAGTATATGTCGTTCAATAAGGCGCAAGCGGAGTTAGATTCCGCGGACACCACCGGGGAATTAATGCGCGAAAGAATAGCTCTCAAATCCGCGTTCATTACATGTAAAGCACGCGCGATggatattttgaataaactCAAACATAGTCAGCAGACTGGAAGTGCGTTGGGTGTCGAGTCACTAAGTTTACGCGCGTCGCCACAATCGGCCATGGAGTCTATCGATAAAGAC GGTGAAGCAGCGAAAGCCATAGAGTCTGTAGGAAATTCCGCGGCCAATTACAGGGTTGCCTGGGGCCTTTTAGAGAAACGGTATAATCAACCAGCTACCATTGTAACTAATCACTTGAGGGCAATCGTTGACGTACCGTTGTTGCAAAAGCCATCGTATCAGGATTTTAGAACGTTTCTTAACAGCATGGAGGCTCATTACCGCGCGTTGCAAGCTCTGCAGCAGCCTAGTGCCGATACCGTACTTGTTCATTTGATAGTGTCTAAATTAGATGAAGAATCCGCCCTGAA ACAAACGTTGAAGATTCCGGTGGGGATACATTTAGCAGATCCAGATTTCCATATGACCGGTAACATAGATGGAATTCTTGGTGGTCAATTCTTCTGGGACTTGATGTGCATTGGCCGAATAGTTCTCGCGAATCAATGCACTAAATTACAAAAAACTCAACTCGGTTGGATAGTGGTTGGGCATGTACCAGATCAACCATCAACTCAATCAGCTACTTGCAATTTGACGCTTAGCGATCTTCAATCGgacatgcacaaattttggaacCTTGAGGAATGCCCGTCCGTTAAATTGTTGTCTCCCGAAGAACAAGCGTGTGAAACTCACTATACTTCCAATACGATTCGCGACGCAGTGACCGGTCGATACACAGTTGGCCTTCCTTTTAACGATCAGAAGGAGAAGCTGGGTGAATCACGTCAAATAGCAGTGAATCGATTTCTGTCTTTAGAACGATCTCTTAATAAACGTCACGCTATCAAGGTTCAGTATGTCGAATTCCTTAAGGAGTACGAACGGTTAGGACATATGACAGAAGTTACGGACGAGAGCACCGAAGGTATCTATCTGCCTCATCATCCAGTGGTCAAAGACAGTAGCCTGACCACAAAGGTCAGAGTGGTGTTTGATGCATCGGCGCGTTCATCATCCGGTGTGTCGTTGAATGAGACTTTAATGGTGGGACCGACGATCCAAGATGATCTGGTCAGTATAATCACGCGGTTTCGGTTACATAAATACGTGCTAACCGCCGATATCGCAAAAATGTATCGGCAAGTCGATTTGCGCGCTGTAGATCGGAAATACCAAAGGATCCTATGGCGTGAGAACTCTAACCAACCGATAAAAACGTACGAATTGAATACGGTGACGTACGGGACGGCGTCAGCTCCCTTTTTAGCTGTCAGAACTCTTCACCAATTAGCGCACGACGAGATTGGCAATCATCCAATAGCTGCAAGCGCGTTTCTTAGAGACTTTTATGTTGACGACGTGCTTACGGGAGCGGATTCATTTGACGAGGCTATGTTGCTTAGAAATGAGTTGATTCGGTTAGCCGCGAAGGGAGGATTTCAACTTCGGCAGTGGGTATCAAATGAACCGCGTTTGCTCGAATCATTCCTGGATGCTAGTGTCCATGACCACATGGTGTTAGACGCGTCTGATGACAAAAAGACGCTGGGGTTGTATTGGAAGGCTGAACGGGATGTTCTGGGGTACACCATTAAGCAGGTAGAACCTTTACAGAAGGTCACCAAACGAACCATTTTATCACGCATTGCCCAACTCTTCGACCCTTTGGGGTTACTAGGCCCTGTTATTGTGCAGGCTAAGATTTTGATGCAAAATCTCTGGAAATGCAACCTCGACTGGGACGAGTCGGTCCCAGTAGACATTTATGGGGCATGGGTCAATTTTCAGTCACAATTGCCTTTAATACAGAGCGTTCATATTCCTAGGCGCGTTATTTCCGATGGTCACACACATTTGCAGCTACACGGATTTTGCGATGCTAGTGAACAAGCGTACGGTGCTTGCATATATATTCGCTCGACGCGTGACGGTCAAGGGTACAGCGCACAACTCgtttcttcaaaatcaaaagTTGCACCTTTAAAAACTCAATCATTGCCGCGATTGGAATTGTGCGGTGCGGTATTGCTGATCAAATTATACAACATAATTATCAAAGCCATAAACCTTTCATTTGAAAAAGTAGTGTTTTGGTCGGATTCGACGATCACGCTGCAATGGATACGTACTGCACCGCATACGCTCAAGACGTTTGTTGCAAATAGAGTTAGCCTGATACAGCAGCATAGTGCTCCAAGTCAGTGGTTGCATGTGCCTTCAGAACACAACGCTGCAGATATATTATCACGGGGGTCCAACATCCAAGACTTTCTTATGGCCACTAGTTGGTTCACCGGACCCCGTTGGCTATCTCAGTCAGAAGACACTTGGCCGCATTATGACATGCAGCCGATAGACATTCCCGAGAAACGAAAGGTTGTGGTGTTACACGCAACGACCAATGCAGAGGTTCAATTGTTGgagaaattttcttcatttatacttttacaACGCGTTATAGCGTATTGTCTTAGATTTTATTACAATGTCTGTCATAAGCCGAAGCGTGGAGGGCCTCTCACTACGAATGAGTTAACACAAGCACATTTTAGAATAATACGGTTACTTCAGAGATTGGTATTTACGAAGGAAATTCACGATCTTTCCAATAGTGAAATTACTAAATGCGGAACTCGATTCACCGCATTAGGTCCATTTTTGGATGAAGATGGACTTTTGAGAGTAGGTGGGAGATTGAAGCATGCACTACTGCCTTATTCAGTTAAACATCCCTTATTATTACCTCAAAACCACTTCCTTACGGAGTTAATAATCCGGGAAATTCATGTAAAACACGGTCACATTGGGGCGCGAGGCACGTTGCACGCGGTGCGTCAGAAATATTGGCCTGTTAACGGTATGATAACGGTCAAGTCTGTTCTTCGGAAATGTATTACGTGTCATAAACTCACGGCCATAGTTCCTCAATATCCAATTGGCCAACTTCCGAGGGACAGAGTTGTATTGAACCGACCGTTTTTGGTGACGGGGGTTGATTACTGCGGTCCGTTTCTCATAAAGGAAAAGAAGCTTCGAAATACAAAGAAAGTCAAAACTTATGTGGCAGTGTTCGTGTGCTTCAGCACTAAGGCAGTGCATTTAGAACTCGTTAGTGACATGACGTCGGACGCCTTTCTTGCTGCATTGAAGCGGTTTTTTGCTAGACGAGGGAAGTGTACCGATTTGTATAGTGACAATGGAACTAATTTCATTGGTGCAAGCCGCGAATTGCAAAGGATACATAATGCAATTCTTGTTCAGGATCCTAAGGATcactttcaaaaatatttatcggaGCAAAACGTTCGTTGGCACTTTATTCCTCCGCGTGCTCCCCATTTCGGTGGATTATGGGAAGCTGCAGTCAGGTCAATGAAACATCATCTCATGCGTATTGTGGGAAACGCTGTGCTCACGTTCGAGGGGTTCACAACATGTCTCGCGGAAATCGAAGCAATTCTTAATTCTCGACCGCTAACTCCATTATCATCTGACCCGAACGACCTCAGTCCACTAACTCCTGGTCATTTCCTGATAGGTGACTCGTTAACGAGCACTCCTGAGTGCGATCTTACAAGTGTCAAAACAGGTCGACTCTCATCTTGGCAACACATCCAGCAACTTCGACAGCATTTTTGGTCAAGATGGTATAAGGAATACCTGAATGAGCTGATCGTCAGGAAGAAATGGCATGATGGACGAACGACCCAGATCACGGAGGGAATGCTGGTCGTCTTGAAGGAAGACAACACACCTCCATTATGTTGGCCTATGGGACGAATTGTCGCTACTCATCCTGGTGAGGATGGTGTTGTTCGAGTGGCGACTGTGAGAACTTTAACCGGGGATTACAAGCGGAGCGTTAAGAGATTAAGTCCCTTACCTGTAAATGATGATTGA